In the Mycoplasmoides gallisepticum genome, one interval contains:
- a CDS encoding AAA family ATPase, whose protein sequence is MLFVSKNKELFYQPKSIEDIIGQKHLLHEYGILRRMIELRKPYSLLVTGEPGIGKTTLCNILISEMNLPSFSFNSASDSLQELKQFISKAKDLNQCIIIIDEIHRLHRDKQDLLIKGLDAKSFILFGITTENPYFTINPAIRSRVHTIELVNPTSIELFEGYKKIVQQKNITTINDDILYKIANMVNGDLRKGINIIELLDIYYKNIEITQEILKNVIDNNVSLASYGDTFHDLKSALQKSIRGSDPDAAVYYLAQLIATKDLITISRRLIACAYEDIGLANPDLCSRVYLATQAAKEVGFPEANQILSSIVIEMALSEKSSSAYEAISDALVEVANGNIQDVPWHIKKNPINLSSPLNNMQKYKNPHNYDSHWVSQDYLPREIRNKKYYIKQAHNYNEKLMNDYWLKWRKAK, encoded by the coding sequence ATGCTTTTTGTATCGAAAAATAAAGAACTTTTTTATCAACCTAAATCTATCGAAGATATTATTGGTCAAAAACATTTATTACATGAATATGGAATTTTAAGAAGAATGATTGAGCTTAGAAAACCATATTCTTTATTAGTGACTGGTGAACCTGGAATAGGTAAAACAACTTTATGTAATATTTTGATTTCAGAGATGAACTTACCTAGTTTTTCGTTTAATTCTGCTAGTGACAGTTTACAAGAACTAAAACAGTTTATCAGCAAGGCTAAGGATTTAAATCAATGCATAATCATCATAGATGAAATTCATAGATTACATAGAGATAAGCAAGATCTTCTAATTAAAGGGTTAGATGCTAAGTCATTCATTTTATTTGGGATAACAACTGAAAATCCTTACTTCACTATCAATCCAGCAATCCGTTCTAGAGTTCACACTATTGAATTAGTTAACCCCACAAGTATAGAACTTTTTGAAGGATATAAAAAGATTGTTCAACAAAAAAATATCACAACAATTAACGATGATATTTTGTATAAAATTGCTAACATGGTTAACGGTGATTTACGTAAAGGTATCAACATTATTGAATTGTTAGACATTTATTATAAAAATATTGAAATTACCCAAGAAATTTTAAAAAATGTCATTGACAACAATGTTTCTTTAGCATCATATGGTGACACTTTTCATGACCTTAAATCTGCGTTACAAAAATCTATTAGAGGGTCTGATCCAGATGCTGCTGTTTACTATTTAGCTCAACTAATTGCTACAAAAGATTTAATAACAATTTCTAGAAGATTAATCGCTTGTGCTTATGAAGATATAGGGTTAGCAAATCCTGATTTATGTTCACGGGTTTATTTAGCTACTCAAGCAGCAAAAGAGGTGGGGTTCCCAGAAGCTAACCAAATTTTAAGTAGCATTGTCATAGAGATGGCTTTATCTGAAAAATCTAGTAGTGCTTACGAGGCGATTTCTGATGCTTTAGTAGAAGTTGCTAATGGTAATATTCAAGATGTTCCTTGACATATTAAGAAGAATCCAATTAATCTATCAAGCCCATTGAATAATATGCAAAAATACAAAAACCCTCATAACTATGACAGCCACTGGGTAAGCCAGGATTATTTACCTAGAGAAATTAGGAATAAAAAATATTATATTAAGCAAGCCCACAACTATAACGAGAAGTTAATGAATGATTATTGGTTAAAATGAAGAAAAGCTAAATAG
- the rsmI gene encoding 16S rRNA (cytidine(1402)-2'-O)-methyltransferase, translating into MSALYLVGLPIGNLSEINHRALEILNQLEIIYCENTDNFKKLLNLLNINFRDKKLISYHKFNETNRFSMIQEQLKNYDVGLVSDAGFPCINDPGQKLVSYLRSIDFNQIICINGSNAALCALATSGFESSQFYYGGFFGYKKQEIINELNEKLKYDTTLIYYESVHRIKNTLEIINENFPDLEVCVARELTKKFESLYFGKISEIIGKIEYKGEFVILINKRNIKQENEINEEIIRELNTLIKYNMRSKDACKYLADKYNLKSSSLYAFCIEK; encoded by the coding sequence ATGTCGGCCTTGTACTTAGTGGGATTACCTATCGGTAATCTTAGTGAAATTAATCATCGAGCATTAGAGATATTAAATCAATTAGAGATCATTTATTGTGAAAATACGGATAATTTTAAAAAATTACTAAATTTGCTAAATATAAATTTTAGAGATAAGAAGCTGATTAGTTATCACAAGTTTAATGAAACTAATAGATTTAGCATGATTCAAGAACAGTTAAAAAATTATGATGTTGGATTAGTTAGTGATGCTGGGTTTCCGTGCATAAATGACCCAGGGCAAAAACTGGTAAGTTATTTAAGAAGTATCGATTTTAACCAGATTATTTGCATTAATGGTTCTAATGCGGCCTTGTGTGCATTAGCAACTAGCGGTTTTGAAAGTTCCCAATTTTATTACGGCGGTTTTTTTGGTTACAAGAAACAAGAAATCATTAACGAGCTCAATGAAAAACTGAAGTACGACACCACGCTGATTTATTATGAATCAGTTCATAGAATTAAAAATACTTTAGAAATTATTAACGAGAATTTCCCTGATTTAGAAGTTTGTGTAGCCAGAGAATTAACAAAAAAATTTGAATCGCTTTATTTTGGAAAAATTAGCGAAATCATCGGTAAAATTGAGTATAAAGGTGAATTTGTAATTTTAATTAATAAAAGAAATATTAAACAAGAGAACGAAATAAACGAAGAAATTATTAGAGAGTTAAATACCTTAATTAAGTACAATATGCGGTCGAAGGATGCATGCAAATATTTAGCTGATAAATATAATTTAAAGAGTTCATCACTATATGCTTTTTGTATCGAAAAATAA
- a CDS encoding OsmC family protein codes for MAKKEYAFTAKLNPDRTVTGKTPKHELLMDSSATKGPSPLELMMNGLMGCELSVISYYGPKLFGLQLEDLEMKVQAWRDPEPQDEYYGLRKIEIEWVVKSNKSLEEVKEIIKYAHKVCPVFNSLSGRIVVDEKFTLK; via the coding sequence ATGGCTAAAAAAGAATACGCATTTACAGCAAAATTAAATCCTGATCGCACAGTGACAGGTAAAACTCCCAAGCATGAACTATTAATGGATTCATCAGCAACTAAAGGACCATCTCCATTAGAACTAATGATGAACGGTTTAATGGGTTGCGAACTAAGTGTGATCAGTTATTATGGTCCAAAACTATTCGGTTTACAACTTGAAGATCTAGAAATGAAAGTTCAAGCTTGAAGAGACCCTGAACCTCAAGATGAATACTACGGTTTAAGAAAGATCGAAATCGAATGAGTTGTTAAATCTAACAAATCATTAGAAGAAGTAAAAGAAATTATTAAATACGCTCACAAGGTTTGTCCAGTATTCAACTCATTATCTGGAAGAATCGTAGTTGATGAGAAATTCACTTTAAAATAG
- the rpmB gene encoding 50S ribosomal protein L28 yields MARRDDLTGLGPLAGNNRSHALNITKRRWNLNLQKVKVKTDRGTLTVKVSARTIRTLRKLDLLA; encoded by the coding sequence ATGGCTCGTAGAGATGATCTAACCGGGCTTGGTCCTTTAGCAGGAAATAATCGTTCTCATGCTTTAAACATTACCAAGCGTCGTTGAAACTTAAACCTACAAAAAGTTAAAGTAAAAACTGATCGTGGTACATTAACTGTTAAAGTTTCAGCTAGAACGATCAGAACATTAAGAAAACTAGACCTATTGGCATAG